TTTCAATAGAGTCTGCACTTCTTTTTGAGACCCGTTATGAACTTTGCTCGTGGAATTTTTGCAATGGCTTTGGCTTGCACTTCGGCGTCCTTTGCCGATGTGGTGTTTTCTGCGGATTTTGAAAATCGTGCTGCTGGTCAGTACACCAATAAGATGGCCCAGGAGGATTTCCCTAAAAAAGCGGGCGTTTCTAGCTGGTATGCCATGGAACAGAATGGCGGCCAGAATGCAAAGATTGTGCAGGACGATGAAGAGCACGGGATGGTTCTGCAGCTAAAATATCCCAAGGGTTGCGTAGGGCCCAACGACGAAGGCGAACGCCCCGCCTGCGCCGGGCAGGTGAAGCAGCCGCTCGATGTTTCTGCAGAAGAAATGTGGGTGGCATACGATATTCAGTTTGAGCCAGGCTTTGAATTTGTAAAGGGCGGCAAGCTACCGGGACTTTGTGGCGGCAAATGCTACACCGGCGGAAATCGCCCCTCTGTTGGCGACGGCTGGAGCGCCCGCATCATGTGGCGCGCGGAAGGTGCCGTGGTGCAGTACCTCTACTTTGTGGATCAGGGCAGTACCTACGGCGATGACGCCAAATGGAATCTGGGCGAGACTGCGGAACAAAAACATTTTGTGCCGGGAACATGGCACCATGTGGTGACCCGCGTGGTCATGAATTCTGTAACTACAGAAGGCAAGGGCGACAAGAACGGCATTGTGCAAAGTTGGTTCGACGGTGAACTTTCCCTGGACTTGGATACTTTGCGCTTACGTGATTTCCAGGATCAGAAAATAGACGAGTTCTATCTCTCTACATTCCACGGCGGAAACGACGATACCTGGGCACCCACTAACGATGTGTTCGTGCGCTATGATAACTTTGTAGTTTCGACGGATTCTATTCCTGTGGCGAGCGCGAAGCCCGGCGTATCCGACGAAGGCTCTACGGCTATTAAACCCGCGCTCTCCAATAATCGTGACGGAAGTCGCGTTGGCGATTATGTTGGCAAACGCAGTGCCAAGCGCCCCGGCGAAACTCCCAAATATTTCAAGAACGAAAAAGACTTTAACGCCAAGGGGCAACAGCAATAATTAAATTTGCTCCCATGC
The sequence above is a segment of the Fibrobacter sp. UWR4 genome. Coding sequences within it:
- a CDS encoding polysaccharide lyase translates to MNFARGIFAMALACTSASFADVVFSADFENRAAGQYTNKMAQEDFPKKAGVSSWYAMEQNGGQNAKIVQDDEEHGMVLQLKYPKGCVGPNDEGERPACAGQVKQPLDVSAEEMWVAYDIQFEPGFEFVKGGKLPGLCGGKCYTGGNRPSVGDGWSARIMWRAEGAVVQYLYFVDQGSTYGDDAKWNLGETAEQKHFVPGTWHHVVTRVVMNSVTTEGKGDKNGIVQSWFDGELSLDLDTLRLRDFQDQKIDEFYLSTFHGGNDDTWAPTNDVFVRYDNFVVSTDSIPVASAKPGVSDEGSTAIKPALSNNRDGSRVGDYVGKRSAKRPGETPKYFKNEKDFNAKGQQQ